The following proteins are encoded in a genomic region of Archaeoglobaceae archaeon:
- a CDS encoding arginine decarboxylase, pyruvoyl-dependent — protein MFETSELELVGYKQSSGRAGGLNLASEGRFLPKKVFFTSGVGRHKDALVSFELALRDAGIEKFNLVTVSSIYPPGCELITKEDGLKELYPGQIVFCVMSRMTSCEKGKKIFASVGAAIPDTPLLNGYLTEYHGYCNGEEGKHAEEMAAYMLRTAFDIEPAKTFNITATAEVEDYTTVVAAAVFVI, from the coding sequence ATGTTCGAGACGTCTGAATTGGAATTGGTTGGATATAAACAGAGCTCTGGGAGAGCGGGCGGGTTAAATCTGGCTTCTGAGGGCAGATTTTTGCCAAAAAAAGTCTTCTTTACCTCAGGGGTTGGAAGACATAAAGATGCCCTTGTTAGCTTCGAACTCGCTCTGAGAGATGCGGGAATCGAAAAATTCAACCTTGTAACGGTTAGCAGCATCTATCCGCCTGGGTGCGAGCTAATCACAAAAGAAGATGGCTTAAAGGAGCTTTATCCAGGGCAGATCGTTTTCTGCGTAATGTCGAGAATGACAAGCTGTGAAAAGGGCAAGAAAATCTTTGCAAGCGTTGGAGCTGCAATTCCAGACACGCCCTTGCTTAACGGCTACCTTACCGAATACCACGGCTATTGTAATGGCGAAGAAGGAAAGCACGCTGAAGAAATGGCAGCCTACATGCTAAGGACTGCGTTTGACATCGAACCGGCAAAGACCTTTAACATCACCGCTACTGCTGAAGTGGAGGACTACACTACGGTGGTTGCAGCTGCGGTTTTTGTGATCTGA
- a CDS encoding DUF166 domain-containing protein, which produces MQIGVVVRKGKNRRAIELFSRFFDVKVYEVEKELPMLIENPKDYLKLPEDFKPDLIVSYLLHPDLNLELIRQASERGIKLVIISGGTKSGSYKQLKDEGDKLGVKVFWEEICCTTPKIEGSEFFELFGSPEFEIEVENGIIKDVKVKRSSFCGSTYYVAEKIKGLNIEEAPSKAGYYTQIFPCIASRGLQGGIHKAANAHKKAVEKAIEKALRTKSFEKSSI; this is translated from the coding sequence ATGCAGATAGGGGTTGTTGTAAGAAAGGGGAAGAACAGAAGAGCAATTGAACTTTTTTCGAGGTTTTTCGATGTAAAGGTCTATGAAGTCGAAAAGGAGTTGCCAATGCTAATTGAGAATCCAAAAGATTATCTGAAACTTCCGGAAGATTTTAAGCCAGATTTGATAGTTTCATATCTCCTGCATCCTGATCTCAATCTCGAACTTATACGACAGGCTTCAGAAAGGGGAATCAAACTCGTTATAATATCGGGTGGGACAAAAAGCGGATCATACAAACAGCTAAAGGACGAGGGGGACAAATTAGGAGTTAAAGTCTTCTGGGAGGAGATTTGCTGCACCACTCCAAAAATTGAAGGCTCGGAGTTTTTTGAACTCTTTGGAAGCCCTGAATTTGAAATAGAGGTTGAAAATGGCATAATTAAAGATGTGAAGGTGAAAAGATCTTCGTTTTGTGGATCAACCTACTACGTCGCAGAAAAGATAAAAGGACTAAATATTGAAGAAGCTCCATCGAAAGCAGGTTATTACACGCAAATCTTTCCATGCATAGCTTCGAGAGGGTTGCAAGGTGGAATTCATAAGGCTGCAAATGCACACAAAAAAGCCGTGGAAAAAGCTATCGAGAAGGCCTTAAGGACTAAGTCCTTTGAGAAAAGCTCAATTTAA
- a CDS encoding pyridoxal phosphate-dependent aminotransferase, producing the protein MKVAKRIDAVKPSATLKISSIAKQLAKEGKDVVDMSVGEPDFKTPQRIIDSAYKAMNEGKVFYTPTKGIPELLNAIAEKMQKENGVPATADNVIVTPGAKYAIFEAMMCLIDEGDEVILLDPSWVSYEACVLMAGGKPIWVPHNEDFSDAPIEDYISSSTKMVVINTPSNPLGVVYSKEFLKKVRDLAVDKDLLVMSDEIYEKIIFEGAHYSLASFDGMFERTITINGFSKTYSMTGWRLGYAVAPKWIIEKMNVMQSHSVSHPTSFVQYAGLEALKSDESFIKQMVAEFKARRDMIMKKLDELGIRYAPPKGAFYIFMNVGKDGDKFCEDFLRKEFVALTPGSAFGIAFSEWVRLSYATSRERIAEFLKRLERFIS; encoded by the coding sequence ATGAAAGTGGCAAAAAGGATTGATGCTGTAAAGCCTTCAGCCACGCTTAAGATCTCTTCAATAGCAAAACAGCTCGCTAAGGAAGGAAAAGACGTAGTCGACATGAGTGTTGGTGAACCGGACTTTAAAACTCCGCAGAGGATCATAGATTCTGCATACAAGGCGATGAATGAGGGTAAAGTGTTTTATACTCCAACAAAGGGCATTCCAGAGCTTTTAAACGCAATTGCCGAAAAAATGCAAAAAGAAAACGGCGTCCCGGCTACTGCGGACAACGTGATCGTTACACCCGGAGCCAAATATGCGATCTTCGAAGCGATGATGTGCCTAATTGATGAGGGTGACGAAGTCATTTTGCTTGATCCTTCTTGGGTTAGCTACGAGGCATGCGTTCTGATGGCTGGCGGAAAACCGATCTGGGTTCCACACAACGAAGATTTCAGCGACGCTCCGATTGAAGATTACATCAGCTCAAGCACGAAAATGGTTGTAATAAACACACCAAGCAATCCTTTGGGCGTAGTCTATAGCAAGGAATTTCTAAAGAAGGTTCGAGATCTCGCAGTAGACAAAGACTTGCTTGTGATGTCAGACGAGATCTACGAAAAAATAATCTTTGAAGGTGCGCACTACAGTCTGGCAAGCTTCGATGGAATGTTCGAAAGGACTATAACGATTAACGGGTTCTCCAAGACGTATTCGATGACGGGCTGGCGTCTTGGTTATGCAGTTGCTCCAAAGTGGATCATTGAGAAGATGAACGTGATGCAATCACACTCGGTGAGTCATCCAACTTCTTTCGTGCAATACGCTGGACTCGAAGCTTTGAAGAGCGATGAGAGCTTCATAAAGCAAATGGTTGCGGAGTTCAAAGCAAGAAGAGACATGATCATGAAAAAGCTCGATGAGCTCGGAATTCGATACGCTCCGCCTAAAGGAGCATTTTACATATTCATGAACGTTGGAAAAGACGGAGACAAGTTCTGTGAAGATTTTCTCAGAAAAGAATTCGTAGCCTTAACTCCTGGCTCTGCATTTGGCATTGCTTTTAGTGAATGGGTCAGATTGAGCTACGCTACTTCAAGGGAGAGAATAGCAGAATTTTTAAAGAGATTGGAAAGGTTTATTTCCTGA
- a CDS encoding P-loop NTPase produces the protein MKIAVSGKGGVGKTTLSAILAHLFAKDGYRVTAIDCDTAMNLPSALGIRTKLKPLAELKEVIEERVVGPLGTYKLNPKVDDIFENYSVYNEDGVRVLVLGTIEKGGEGCFCPENAFLRAILRHAIFREKDVLILDMEAGIEHLGRGTARGVDLLIAVVEPGSRAFETLERIEKLAKDIGIEKIGVVINKFIESEEAKKLLEKIRHPILGKIPFSECFIKADINNIPPYKLCDLQPFREIKTEIERLCR, from the coding sequence ATGAAAATAGCAGTGTCAGGCAAAGGAGGCGTTGGAAAAACAACTCTCTCAGCGATCCTCGCGCATTTATTTGCCAAAGACGGTTATAGGGTTACTGCGATTGACTGCGATACCGCAATGAATCTTCCTTCAGCTCTTGGGATAAGAACTAAATTAAAACCACTCGCCGAGTTAAAAGAAGTAATAGAAGAACGAGTTGTTGGGCCTTTAGGGACATACAAATTAAATCCAAAAGTTGATGACATTTTCGAAAATTACTCTGTCTACAACGAGGATGGTGTTAGAGTTCTTGTTTTGGGAACGATTGAGAAAGGTGGTGAGGGTTGTTTCTGCCCGGAAAATGCCTTTTTAAGGGCAATTCTAAGACATGCAATTTTCAGAGAGAAAGACGTTCTTATTTTAGACATGGAAGCGGGGATTGAACATCTTGGCAGGGGAACTGCAAGGGGCGTGGATTTGCTGATAGCAGTTGTTGAGCCCGGAAGCAGGGCTTTTGAGACACTTGAAAGAATTGAGAAACTTGCCAAGGATATAGGAATTGAGAAAATTGGGGTTGTTATAAACAAGTTTATTGAGTCTGAAGAAGCTAAAAAGTTGCTCGAGAAAATCAGACACCCTATTTTGGGAAAAATTCCGTTTAGCGAGTGTTTCATAAAGGCTGACATCAACAACATACCACCCTACAAGCTTTGCGATCTCCAACCTTTTAGAGAGATAAAGACCGAAATTGAAAGATTATGCAGATAG
- a CDS encoding deoxyhypusine synthase, translating into MEHTAPIEVNNKSFADLLHSMTKTGFQGRRLGLAFEIWLEMLKEERITILMGLAGAMVPAGMRKTISWMIRNRFIDVLVSTGANLFHDIHEALGFKHYLGSDAVNDEELYREGIDRIYDVFAHEKEFNKIDFLISEIFAEHEGIYSSREIIEKIAEKIRKNAKEDSIVISAYEEGVPIFCPAIADSSIGIGASLANRRCIVDTIKDVEELTEIVAKSEKTGVIYIGGGVPKNFIQQTEVVARLKGYEVDGHDYAIQITTDSPYFGGLSGCTFEEGISWGKINWKSKKVQVFVDATIALPILAHGLLGAKRNAYPVFSFEEGVKLSFSQRT; encoded by the coding sequence ATGGAGCATACTGCGCCAATTGAAGTGAACAATAAAAGTTTTGCAGATCTTTTGCACTCAATGACAAAAACTGGTTTTCAGGGTAGAAGGCTTGGCTTGGCATTTGAAATCTGGCTTGAAATGCTAAAAGAGGAGCGAATTACAATTTTGATGGGACTCGCCGGAGCCATGGTTCCGGCGGGGATGAGGAAGACTATTTCTTGGATGATCAGGAATAGATTTATCGACGTGCTTGTTTCCACCGGAGCAAATCTTTTCCACGACATTCATGAGGCTTTGGGCTTCAAGCACTACTTGGGTAGCGATGCGGTGAATGATGAGGAGCTTTACAGAGAGGGTATAGACAGAATTTACGACGTCTTCGCACACGAGAAAGAATTCAACAAAATAGATTTCTTGATCTCTGAGATCTTCGCTGAACACGAGGGAATTTACAGCTCAAGAGAGATAATTGAAAAGATAGCTGAAAAGATCAGAAAAAATGCGAAGGAGGATTCAATAGTGATCTCAGCTTATGAGGAGGGCGTTCCAATATTTTGCCCGGCGATTGCCGATAGCTCCATAGGTATTGGAGCTTCCTTAGCAAATAGGAGATGCATCGTTGACACTATTAAAGATGTTGAGGAGCTAACTGAAATCGTTGCAAAATCAGAAAAGACAGGTGTAATCTATATTGGTGGTGGAGTTCCAAAGAACTTTATTCAGCAAACTGAAGTGGTTGCAAGATTGAAGGGCTACGAAGTCGATGGACATGATTATGCAATCCAGATTACTACTGACTCGCCTTACTTCGGCGGTTTGAGCGGTTGCACCTTCGAGGAGGGAATAAGCTGGGGAAAGATAAACTGGAAGAGCAAAAAAGTTCAGGTTTTTGTAGATGCAACTATAGCATTGCCTATTCTGGCTCACGGTTTATTGGGTGCGAAGAGGAACGCTTATCCAGTCTTTTCATTTGAGGAAGGAGTTAAATTGAGCTTTTCTCAAAGGACTTAG
- a CDS encoding flavin reductase family protein: MLELLYPLRTYLIVSGVEKPNIMTADWVIPLSFEPKMLGVSVGHKRYTNKLIKDYKEFVVAVPTIELLRDVWIAGSISGATEDKISKVKLTLVKSQKIRVPSIKECQANLECKVINEVEVGDHTLFVGEIVNATYGDAFRGGKADLGYRFILHTSFGKNFTTNSSEIFTP, from the coding sequence ATGCTTGAACTACTATACCCCCTGAGAACGTATCTAATCGTTTCAGGAGTTGAAAAACCCAATATTATGACTGCTGACTGGGTAATACCGCTCTCTTTTGAACCAAAAATGCTGGGAGTTTCTGTAGGCCACAAAAGATACACTAACAAGTTAATAAAGGATTACAAAGAATTTGTAGTTGCGGTTCCCACAATAGAACTGCTCCGAGATGTTTGGATTGCTGGAAGCATAAGTGGTGCTACTGAAGATAAAATATCAAAAGTTAAACTTACTCTCGTTAAATCGCAAAAGATAAGGGTTCCCTCGATAAAGGAATGTCAGGCCAATCTGGAATGTAAGGTTATAAATGAAGTCGAAGTTGGAGATCATACGCTCTTCGTTGGCGAAATTGTCAATGCAACCTATGGAGACGCGTTTAGAGGAGGAAAAGCAGACTTAGGCTATCGATTTATTCTCCACACCAGTTTTGGAAAAAATTTTACGACAAATTCGAGCGAAATATTTACTCCTTAG
- the ribH gene encoding 6,7-dimethyl-8-ribityllumazine synthase codes for MSQKIKLGFVVSEFNRDITYMMEILAKEHAEFLGAEVSEIIRVPGTFDIPIAVKKMLEKGNVDAVVAIGCVIEGETEHDEIVAQHASRKIVDLSIEYGKPVTLGISGPGMGRIAAAERVDYAKRAVEAAVKLVKRLREYESGKKD; via the coding sequence ATGAGCCAGAAGATAAAGCTTGGTTTCGTGGTTTCAGAATTCAACAGAGATATAACCTACATGATGGAGATCCTCGCAAAGGAGCATGCAGAATTTCTTGGTGCTGAAGTTTCCGAGATAATTCGAGTTCCCGGCACTTTTGATATCCCCATAGCAGTTAAGAAAATGCTCGAAAAAGGTAATGTTGATGCTGTCGTTGCTATAGGGTGTGTGATCGAGGGCGAAACAGAGCATGACGAGATCGTTGCTCAGCATGCTTCAAGAAAAATTGTCGATCTGAGCATAGAATACGGAAAGCCTGTAACGCTCGGCATCAGCGGTCCTGGAATGGGCAGAATCGCTGCTGCTGAAAGAGTTGACTACGCAAAGCGTGCGGTAGAGGCAGCGGTGAAGCTTGTGAAGAGGCTGAGAGAATATGAAAGTGGCAAAAAGGATTGA